In Sesamum indicum cultivar Zhongzhi No. 13 linkage group LG1, S_indicum_v1.0, whole genome shotgun sequence, the sequence aatattattatatactatatatattaaaataaaaaatttctaatattttcatttttgtaaaaaaaaaaaaaaaaaaaagagttaaatAAGTAGAAGATTACAACACCCATTGCTACAAGCCGGTAGGAAGTAACATCTCAAGGctcatcctcttcttctgctATCTTGCCCTCTTCTTTAAGAGGCCCGTACATGCTACTACAGACAAGAAAATACATCATGTTAGCCATACTCAGTGCAGCAAGAACCAAGTAATAGTAGTCATAGTGACCCTTGTTGATATTGCTCGAAATCCAGCTCTCCTGCCCCCCTGCCTTTGAGAGGCTGTCAACAGCATTCATTATTAAACTCGCTGCTAAATTCGCCAACGACATCCCGATCCCGTTCAGTGTCGATGCTATACTCGACATGCTTCTTGGGAACTCCGAGAAGTAGAACTCATTTTGTGCGATGGCGTTTGAGGCCTCAGCAAAGCCGGTTAGGCAGTTCTGTGGCACCAGCCACATTGCCGACATTTGGGTCATAGCTAGTGGGTGATCCAAGTATCCTTCGTCTATTGCAAGCGATCGACGAATAGCTTCTATACCAGCTGACGCCAACATGGCCAAGAATGAGAAAACTATTCCAATTCCCATTCTTCTTTTGGTACTTACATGAACGGGTCTTCTCATGACTCTGGATGCCAAGGGGAGAAACACACGGTCATAGACAGCAACCCATAGTATAACGGATATAACTGTAAACGTGCTGAATGATGCTGCTGGTATCGTGAAACTTGACGTAATACGTCTGTCCATCGACACAGCTTGGAGTAATGGGAATGAGTTCTGGCTGATGTTTATGGACATGATCATCCCTGTGGACCATATAGGGAGTACCCTGAGCAGGGCTTTCAGCTCCTCTACTTGCTCAACACTGCACAGACTCCATGGGTTTACAGCTCTGCCTTCGGCTGTCAAGTCTTTGTCGGGATCTCTAACTATGCATGCCTTGTTTAGAAACCTAAAGATCATAAGTGAAACTACTCGTTACTCAGAGGCTTGAGAGTAAATCTTGAAAGGATAACTCTCATACCTGAGATTTTCACTAGGGAAAACAAGTGCTGAGCCAGCCTTGCGATGGCAAACATTGATTACACCGTCTGTTAAATCTAGACGTCGATTTCTGTAAGAAGCTGTGACCACTTGAATGAAACCAGTGACTAAGCTTGTCTTACTTTTCAACTTGACATAGAAACGGGAAGCTAAGAAGAAGATACTAACACCAATCAACATTAACACAGCAGGCACTGCAAAACCAACTCCCCATCCCATGTTGTCTTGAATGTAAACGACACAAGTTAAAGCGATGAGGACAGAGAACATATATGAAGCATAATACCAGCCAAAGTAGCTCTGTTTCAGACCTGAGCTTTTCTTGAAATCACCTTTCTCCAATTGATCAGCACCAAAGGCTAAGGAAGAAGACCTAATGCCACCGGCCCCAACAGAAATCAGCCCAAATGCGGTACATAGATACATGAACTGGAAAGTCGTCGGGGAGCTGCAACTGTTATTGAATTGCTTGCATGGAGGAGGTCTCGCTTGTGGGATTACTGTTGTTGACCATAGAAGAATCATCCCCTTCAATCGGcaaaatttaatcaatctTAGGATTAAAGCACAAAAGACGAGCATAACACAGAAGGGTTCAAAGGAGAATAGATCAACTATTCATGAAAAAGACATTATTAACACCGTAATTAATACCAGGGTTCGTCGTTAACAATCAAGCCTTTTTCTACTCTTCGAGAAAAAGACTATAGACTTCGAGCCAAATCTTTAAGACAAATCATAGCAATCGAACCCATAACTCCGCTCCGGGGAGAACATGACTATGGATTCGATCCTACGACTTTCAAGACATATCACAATAATCAAACTCAGAATTACTCGAGATAAGTATGTATTCATCATagaaataatgtaataaagcAACATAACCTATGATCATTGTCCAAACAAAAGaatgaagataaaaattaccATGAGAGAGATAACAGAACCAATCCCAATAGTATAAAACCTGCCCAAGAAAGAATCGGCAACAAGAGCTCCAAGAAGTGGCATGAAATTGGTGGCTGCTGACCAGAAAAACAGTAGATTGGATGCAGTGGTCATTCCCATATGATATTCTTTCATCAAATACAGAGTCATATTTGGCATCAGCCCGAAAGTGGCCATCTTCTCCAGTGCCTCAATTCCTATTCAAATACGACAAACGTAAGCAAAGCCAAACACGCCAACCACTGCAAGAAAAGAACtacagcaaaaaaaaaaaaaagaaaagaaaaactaacgATTTTATTCGGTGCTTAAGTGTGTGAAAATTCACCAAACTATGAGCATGCATAGCTAGAAAACAGAGTCCCATGATCAAGAATGAAACTTTATACGAGAATAATCATGGGATTTTGATCTGTTATGACATCATGAACACGAAAAGAAAACAGAGTCCCATGATCAAGAAcgacacaaaaaattaaaaaagaagatggGATTTTGATCTAATATTATGAATGCAAGAAGGGGAGAATCACCAATTATGAAGGGCAAAGTTCTGAATCCGCCCTTTTGATCGGTTCTCTCCAAGAGATGCTCTTCCAGCATTGTGTTCTTCTCCTCCATTTCTAACCTCTCCCAAACATGGACTTATTTCAGCTCTCTTCACACTcttaaacacacacacacacagcacACACAGTGGTGAGTGCAGTGTTGGAGTAGTAATTAAGAAATGGGATTT encodes:
- the LOC105171421 gene encoding protein NRT1/ PTR FAMILY 1.2 isoform X2, which codes for MEEKNTMLEEHLLERTDQKGGFRTLPFIIGIEALEKMATFGLMPNMTLYLMKEYHMGMTTASNLLFFWSAATNFMPLLGALVADSFLGRFYTIGIGSVISLMGMILLWSTTVIPQARPPPCKQFNNSCSSPTTFQFMYLCTAFGLISVGAGGIRSSSLAFGADQLEKGDFKKSSDNMGWGVGFAVPAVLMLIGVSIFFLASRFYVKLKSKTSLVTGFIQVVTASYRNRRLDLTDGVINVCHRKAGSALVFPSENLRFLNKACIVRDPDKDLTAEGRAVNPWSLCSVEQVEELKALLRVLPIWSTGMIMSINISQNSFPLLQAVSMDRRITSSFTIPAASFSTFTVISVILWVAVYDRVFLPLASRVMRRPVHVSTKRRMGIGIVFSFLAMLASAGIEAIRRSLAIDEGYLDHPLAMTQMSAMWLVPQNCLTGFAEASNAIAQNEFYFSEFPRSMSSIASTLNGIGMSLANLAASLIMNAVDSLSKAGGQESWISSNINKGHYDYYYLVLAALSMANMMYFLVCSSMYGPLKEEGKIAEEEDEP
- the LOC105171421 gene encoding protein NRT1/ PTR FAMILY 1.2 isoform X1, yielding MEEKNTMLEEHLLERTDQKGGFRTLPFIIGIEALEKMATFGLMPNMTLYLMKEYHMGMTTASNLLFFWSAATNFMPLLGALVADSFLGRFYTIGIGSVISLMGMILLWSTTVIPQARPPPCKQFNNSCSSPTTFQFMYLCTAFGLISVGAGGIRSSSLAFGADQLEKGDFKKSSGLKQSYFGWYYASYMFSVLIALTCVVYIQDNMGWGVGFAVPAVLMLIGVSIFFLASRFYVKLKSKTSLVTGFIQVVTASYRNRRLDLTDGVINVCHRKAGSALVFPSENLRFLNKACIVRDPDKDLTAEGRAVNPWSLCSVEQVEELKALLRVLPIWSTGMIMSINISQNSFPLLQAVSMDRRITSSFTIPAASFSTFTVISVILWVAVYDRVFLPLASRVMRRPVHVSTKRRMGIGIVFSFLAMLASAGIEAIRRSLAIDEGYLDHPLAMTQMSAMWLVPQNCLTGFAEASNAIAQNEFYFSEFPRSMSSIASTLNGIGMSLANLAASLIMNAVDSLSKAGGQESWISSNINKGHYDYYYLVLAALSMANMMYFLVCSSMYGPLKEEGKIAEEEDEP